One stretch of Bacteroidales bacterium DNA includes these proteins:
- a CDS encoding beta-galactosidase, producing the protein MNRRNFIKSTSAATGAYLLTDPSAFGIFGLQQEAEWFNKPMRWAQLTLVENDPGKFDPDFWLSYFKKIHADGATLSAGGVVAYYPTNIPLHHRSNWLGESDPFGYLVEGSRKMKMSIIARTDPHAARQDVFDAHPDWIAVTANGEKRRHWANKELWVTCALGPYNFEFMSQVHKEIMERYKPDGIFSNRWAGHGICYCEHCRRNFKEYSGLELPESNDRFDKTYQKYIEWSTGRLKELWLLWDGIIRKEKAESRFIPNGFPDKVITGQLSDIVFTDHQARSGSTLPWSNGKVAKELRASIGMKPLGGIFSVGVEEQYRWKDSVQTEAEIRVWVAEGTANGMHPWFTKFSGVLYDKRWLDIVDKIYQVHYRNESYLRNTSPMARVGMVFKEQNPNYGSETWQQRNGDHASGMYHALIEDRMPFEMVNDRLLDEEHLKQFRLLILPNIATLSKEQCDQIRKFVIAGGSILATFETSLYDEEGRRRMDFGLADLFGVSYDKGVEGPMQNSYLRLKKDSSSGQFHPVLKDLEEAYRIINTVNMVKVIPRATFPDPVTHIPTYPDLPMEDVYPRIPETNTRGLFLRETNKGRIAYFPGDIDRTFWQIMSADHGKLLRNTIRWALKEEPIIEVKGPGVLDVTLWRQQNSMTVHLVNLTNPMMMKGPFRELIPVGADISINIPQNTKVTAVKLLVGERPASYVIKDNRIELNVGHILDHEIIGIDLE; encoded by the coding sequence ATGAACAGAAGGAATTTCATTAAATCCACCTCGGCAGCTACTGGAGCATATCTTCTTACAGATCCTTCAGCATTCGGAATTTTTGGACTTCAACAGGAGGCTGAATGGTTCAATAAACCAATGAGATGGGCTCAACTTACATTAGTAGAAAATGATCCCGGGAAATTTGATCCCGACTTCTGGCTAAGTTACTTTAAAAAGATCCATGCTGACGGGGCCACCCTCAGTGCCGGGGGTGTGGTGGCATACTATCCTACAAATATTCCACTGCATCACAGAAGCAACTGGCTGGGAGAAAGCGATCCTTTCGGATACCTTGTTGAAGGAAGCAGAAAGATGAAAATGTCAATTATTGCCAGGACTGATCCGCACGCTGCACGGCAGGATGTGTTTGATGCTCATCCCGACTGGATTGCAGTTACTGCGAATGGTGAAAAGAGACGTCACTGGGCTAATAAGGAATTATGGGTGACATGCGCTCTTGGACCCTACAATTTTGAGTTTATGAGCCAGGTCCATAAGGAGATCATGGAACGATATAAGCCGGATGGCATTTTCTCGAATCGCTGGGCCGGACATGGTATATGTTATTGTGAACATTGCCGTAGAAATTTCAAAGAATATTCAGGGCTTGAATTGCCTGAAAGTAATGACAGGTTCGACAAGACTTATCAGAAATATATTGAATGGAGCACGGGCAGGTTAAAAGAGCTATGGTTGTTATGGGATGGGATCATCAGAAAGGAAAAAGCCGAATCGAGGTTTATTCCTAACGGATTCCCCGACAAAGTTATTACCGGACAATTATCTGACATAGTCTTTACAGACCACCAGGCAAGAAGCGGCTCAACTCTGCCATGGTCAAACGGAAAAGTTGCCAAGGAGTTACGAGCCTCAATAGGAATGAAACCACTTGGTGGAATTTTCAGTGTCGGTGTCGAGGAACAGTACAGATGGAAAGATTCGGTACAAACGGAGGCGGAGATAAGAGTCTGGGTAGCTGAGGGTACGGCAAATGGAATGCATCCGTGGTTCACCAAGTTTTCAGGAGTATTATACGATAAACGATGGCTTGATATTGTTGATAAGATTTATCAGGTGCATTACAGAAATGAAAGTTATCTCAGAAATACTTCACCTATGGCGCGGGTTGGAATGGTATTTAAAGAACAGAATCCAAATTATGGCAGCGAAACCTGGCAACAAAGAAATGGCGATCATGCTTCAGGTATGTATCATGCACTAATAGAGGACCGTATGCCTTTTGAAATGGTAAATGACAGGCTTCTGGATGAAGAACATTTAAAACAGTTCCGGCTTCTTATACTTCCGAATATTGCTACTCTTTCGAAAGAGCAATGTGACCAGATAAGAAAATTTGTAATCGCAGGAGGAAGTATCCTGGCAACTTTCGAAACATCTCTTTATGATGAGGAAGGTAGAAGAAGGATGGATTTCGGACTGGCAGATCTGTTCGGAGTTTCTTATGATAAAGGTGTTGAAGGACCAATGCAAAACAGTTATCTGCGTTTGAAGAAGGATAGTTCATCAGGTCAGTTTCATCCGGTACTAAAGGACCTTGAGGAAGCATACCGTATCATTAATACAGTTAATATGGTAAAGGTTATTCCAAGAGCCACATTCCCCGATCCTGTAACTCATATACCAACTTATCCTGATCTTCCGATGGAAGATGTTTATCCGAGAATCCCCGAGACAAATACACGTGGTCTCTTCCTTCGCGAAACCAATAAAGGACGCATAGCTTATTTCCCCGGAGATATTGACAGAACCTTCTGGCAGATAATGAGCGCTGATCATGGTAAACTTCTCCGAAATACCATCAGATGGGCCCTCAAAGAAGAACCAATTATTGAGGTAAAAGGGCCGGGAGTACTTGATGTTACACTATGGAGACAGCAGAACTCAATGACTGTACACTTGGTAAACCTGACAAATCCGATGATGATGAAAGGACCTTTCAGAGAATTGATTCCGGTTGGCGCAGATATAAGTATAAACATTCCTCAAAATACTAAAGTCACAGCAGTTAAACTCCTTGTTGGCGAAAGACCGGCATCATATGTAATAAAAGATAACAGGATTGAACTTAATGTTGGTCATATCCTTGACCATGAGATAATAGGAATAGATCTTGAATAA
- a CDS encoding mandelate racemase/muconate lactonizing enzyme family protein yields the protein MGTNRRKFIKTSIAGGIAATIPLNSSGFSSEQVSEKIKSNYTKLDEVLKRPVFKREFYSNPVIIEKLELLRYKNSFLCRVRSKDGAEGISVGHSGQLRSLYPIFTNLLQPFFINKDARDLDLLIEKVYIYQLNFRLSGMALGVPLATIEFAILDMMGRIANKPLGKLIGDIHNPAVAVYQATEYREKPVAESMELIKRDVAEYNAKALKIKVGGLMFGTADINAVGPPGRTETIIPLVRKTFGDDMVLYGDSNGFYSVEEAIRVGRLLEDYNFQFFEEPVHFDWYEETKQVADALSIPVAGGEQEYSLHGFRWLIANDGLQIVQPDYFYFGGMIRAMKVAMMANAFGKPCTPHMTGGDLGFLYMIHFVSALPNALPYHEFKGFKTDIVYECKTSPLKSVNGVVKVPTGPGSGVDIDPDYSGKFQVITS from the coding sequence ATGGGAACAAACCGCAGAAAATTTATTAAGACTTCAATAGCCGGAGGCATTGCAGCAACGATTCCTCTTAATTCATCCGGCTTTTCTTCTGAACAGGTATCGGAAAAAATTAAGAGCAATTATACAAAACTCGATGAGGTATTAAAGAGACCTGTTTTCAAAAGGGAGTTCTATTCCAATCCGGTAATTATTGAAAAACTGGAGTTGCTCAGATATAAAAACAGTTTCCTGTGCAGGGTCAGGTCTAAAGACGGAGCTGAGGGCATATCGGTAGGACATAGCGGCCAGTTAAGGTCGTTATACCCGATTTTTACCAATCTGTTGCAACCATTTTTTATAAATAAGGATGCTCGCGATCTTGATCTTCTTATTGAAAAAGTTTATATCTACCAGCTTAATTTCAGACTGTCGGGAATGGCTCTGGGTGTACCGCTTGCCACTATTGAGTTTGCAATACTTGATATGATGGGAAGAATTGCAAATAAGCCTTTGGGAAAACTAATCGGAGATATTCATAATCCGGCTGTTGCTGTATACCAGGCTACTGAATACCGAGAAAAACCGGTAGCAGAATCAATGGAACTGATAAAAAGAGATGTAGCAGAATATAATGCAAAGGCTCTCAAGATCAAAGTCGGGGGGCTTATGTTCGGTACTGCAGATATTAATGCCGTTGGTCCTCCCGGAAGGACTGAAACGATTATTCCGCTTGTCAGGAAAACATTTGGTGATGATATGGTTTTATATGGAGATTCGAATGGATTCTATTCAGTTGAGGAGGCCATAAGAGTTGGAAGACTACTCGAGGATTACAATTTTCAGTTTTTTGAAGAACCGGTCCATTTCGACTGGTATGAGGAAACCAAACAGGTAGCCGATGCCCTCAGTATTCCTGTTGCCGGAGGAGAACAGGAATATAGTTTGCATGGCTTCCGCTGGTTAATCGCAAATGATGGTCTTCAGATAGTACAGCCTGATTATTTCTATTTCGGAGGAATGATCAGGGCAATGAAGGTTGCGATGATGGCAAACGCTTTTGGCAAACCATGTACTCCTCATATGACCGGTGGAGATCTGGGATTCCTTTATATGATTCATTTTGTATCAGCACTTCCCAATGCCCTGCCCTACCACGAATTCAAGGGATTTAAAACGGATATTGTTTACGAATGCAAAACATCGCCGCTTAAAAGTGTAAATGGCGTTGTAAAAGTCCCGACCGGACCAGGGTCAGGAGTTGATATTGATCCGGATTATTCAGGAAAATTTCAGGTTATAACCAGTTAA
- a CDS encoding sugar phosphate isomerase/epimerase produces the protein MTLGIQSAILGDLSFDELIDFASDNGFACVELMCWPKGQANRKYAGVTHIDVAALDDNEISRINKKLRERNVFISGLGYYPNPLDPDKEKSDFYIDHIKKVIDASARLEVGIMNTFIGADSSKHDDDNFAKFMELWPAIIRYAEEKNVKIGIENCPMFFTRDEWPSGNNLAHSPALWRRMFEAIPSKNFGLNYDPSHLIWQMMDYVKPIFEFRDRIFHVHIKDARVLWEKINEVGILTTPLNLHTPKIPGLGDINWGKFFSALYEVGYKGSACIEVEDKSFEGSLENRKTALLQSRNYLRQFLTK, from the coding sequence ATTACACTTGGAATTCAAAGCGCCATTCTTGGAGATCTTTCTTTCGATGAGCTTATAGATTTCGCATCTGATAACGGATTTGCCTGTGTGGAACTAATGTGCTGGCCTAAAGGACAAGCCAACCGAAAATATGCCGGTGTCACACATATCGATGTTGCAGCCCTCGACGATAATGAAATAAGCAGAATCAATAAAAAACTGAGGGAGAGAAATGTATTTATTTCAGGATTGGGTTACTATCCTAATCCCCTTGATCCTGATAAGGAAAAATCAGATTTCTATATCGATCATATTAAGAAGGTTATAGATGCATCTGCCCGTCTTGAAGTTGGCATAATGAATACGTTTATAGGTGCCGACTCCTCAAAACATGATGACGACAATTTCGCGAAGTTCATGGAGTTATGGCCCGCTATTATAAGGTATGCTGAAGAAAAAAATGTTAAAATAGGAATCGAGAACTGTCCGATGTTCTTTACCAGGGATGAATGGCCATCAGGAAATAACCTTGCCCACTCCCCTGCTCTCTGGAGAAGAATGTTTGAGGCTATTCCCTCGAAAAATTTCGGATTGAATTACGACCCGTCACATCTGATATGGCAAATGATGGATTATGTAAAACCCATTTTTGAATTCAGGGACAGGATTTTTCATGTACATATAAAAGATGCCAGGGTGCTGTGGGAAAAGATCAATGAAGTCGGTATTCTGACAACACCACTAAACCTCCACACTCCAAAGATTCCCGGACTTGGAGATATCAACTGGGGAAAATTCTTTTCGGCACTTTACGAAGTCGGGTATAAAGGAAGTGCCTGTATTGAGGTGGAAGATAAATCATTTGAAGGTTCCCTGGAAAACAGAAAAACAGCACTCCTCCAGAGCCGTAACTACCTCCGCCAGTTCTTAACGAAATAA
- a CDS encoding DUF1080 domain-containing protein — protein sequence MKKLILSLTVLILLASFSAPQKKESLFNGKDLTGWKIYGTEKWYVENGLLVCESGPDKKYGYLATEKFYKNFDITVEFLQEANGNSGLFFRSTIEGTKISGWQCEVAPKGKDTGGIYESYGRGWLKQIEDEKENILKPGKWNKLRLRVEGDKVQTWLNGKPMVDFSDEKIGKANGSIALQIHDGGGIKVKWRKLIIQEL from the coding sequence ATGAAAAAACTAATCCTATCCTTAACTGTTTTAATTCTTCTCGCCAGCTTCTCCGCTCCTCAGAAGAAAGAATCTCTTTTTAATGGCAAAGATCTTACAGGCTGGAAGATCTACGGAACTGAAAAATGGTATGTGGAAAACGGTCTTCTTGTTTGTGAGAGCGGTCCGGATAAAAAATACGGATACCTGGCAACTGAAAAGTTTTACAAAAACTTTGATATAACTGTTGAGTTCCTTCAGGAAGCCAACGGTAACAGCGGACTCTTCTTCCGTTCAACAATTGAAGGAACAAAAATTTCAGGGTGGCAGTGCGAAGTGGCTCCTAAGGGAAAAGATACCGGTGGCATCTATGAATCATATGGCCGTGGATGGCTGAAACAGATTGAGGATGAGAAAGAAAACATACTTAAACCCGGCAAATGGAATAAACTACGTCTGCGCGTTGAAGGCGACAAGGTACAGACATGGCTTAACGGGAAACCGATGGTTGATTTCTCCGATGAAAAGATAGGTAAGGCAAATGGTTCTATTGCCCTCCAGATTCACGATGGCGGCGGGATTAAAGTAAAATGGAGAAAACTGATAATTCAGGAGTTGTAA
- a CDS encoding sugar phosphate isomerase/epimerase produces the protein MKKISRREFLGKSAIGIGSAVLASQIPLDSYSNSIPKAVNLPLGFQVWTVKDKLVKDFPGTLKEIAALGYKTVEMCSPPGYESSGFGPLMKLTAKEMKKIINDAGLGFESTHYGMTELRKNLDERIAFAAESGQKQMILSSFGLPRTATMSDWMKAADELNTIGMKTKKSGIQTGFHNHHGEFEKIDDTLIYDALLKQFDPDYVKMQFQVAVISIGYKASDYFNKYPGRFISAHLADYSPTEKKNVTLGKGIVDWKEFFSSLKKGGVKNIFVEMDIDTFKDSATFINTGLI, from the coding sequence ATGAAAAAAATATCAAGAAGAGAATTCCTGGGCAAAAGCGCTATCGGAATAGGATCCGCTGTTCTGGCATCACAAATCCCTCTGGATTCATACAGTAACAGCATACCCAAAGCAGTAAATCTGCCTCTCGGATTTCAGGTCTGGACAGTAAAGGACAAACTTGTCAAAGACTTTCCCGGGACATTAAAAGAGATAGCCGCTCTTGGTTATAAAACCGTAGAGATGTGTTCGCCTCCAGGATATGAGAGTTCCGGATTTGGTCCGCTGATGAAACTGACAGCCAAAGAGATGAAGAAGATAATCAACGATGCCGGACTCGGCTTTGAAAGCACTCATTATGGGATGACAGAACTAAGAAAAAATCTGGATGAAAGGATCGCATTTGCAGCCGAATCAGGGCAGAAACAAATGATACTATCAAGTTTCGGACTTCCGCGGACTGCAACAATGAGTGACTGGATGAAGGCAGCTGATGAACTCAACACCATTGGAATGAAGACTAAAAAATCCGGAATTCAGACGGGATTTCACAATCATCACGGAGAATTTGAAAAAATCGATGATACGCTGATTTACGACGCTTTACTTAAACAGTTTGATCCTGATTACGTTAAGATGCAATTTCAGGTTGCTGTTATAAGTATCGGGTATAAAGCTTCGGATTACTTTAATAAATACCCGGGACGGTTTATCTCAGCGCATCTGGCTGACTATTCACCAACTGAAAAGAAAAATGTAACTCTCGGAAAAGGGATTGTAGACTGGAAGGAGTTTTTTTCATCACTAAAAAAAGGAGGAGTGAAAAACATCTTTGTTGAGATGGATATAGATACTTTTAAAGACAGTGCTACGTTCATAAATACCGGACTAATCTGA
- a CDS encoding PepSY-associated TM helix domain-containing protein codes for MNLSKLNRVTHRDIGYLIAGLTIIYAISGIALNHKNNWNPNYIFDNREFTTSVPVDRQSFNDETALKIIESIGNDIEYKAFHFPTGNKVTIFIDGGFIQVKTTGEGVIEKISKRPIFYQLNFLHYNPGRWWKYFSDIFCLALITVTITGLFIVKGKNGITKRGAILTIIGIILPLLFLLIY; via the coding sequence ATGAATCTGTCAAAACTGAACCGGGTCACCCACCGTGATATAGGATATCTTATTGCCGGACTAACAATTATATATGCTATTTCCGGAATAGCGCTTAACCATAAGAATAACTGGAATCCAAACTATATCTTCGATAATCGGGAATTCACAACTTCGGTTCCTGTTGACAGACAATCATTTAATGACGAAACCGCTTTGAAGATCATTGAGAGTATCGGCAATGACATTGAGTATAAAGCATTTCATTTCCCAACAGGCAACAAGGTTACAATCTTCATAGATGGTGGTTTCATCCAGGTAAAAACAACAGGGGAAGGAGTTATTGAGAAGATCAGTAAAAGACCAATTTTCTACCAGCTGAACTTCCTGCATTATAATCCGGGCAGGTGGTGGAAATACTTCAGTGATATTTTCTGTCTTGCCCTTATCACAGTTACAATAACCGGACTGTTTATTGTAAAAGGCAAAAACGGAATAACAAAAAGGGGAGCGATCCTGACTATAATCGGAATCATCCTTCCCCTTCTCTTCCTGTTAATTTATTAA
- a CDS encoding xanthine dehydrogenase family protein molybdopterin-binding subunit, whose amino-acid sequence MKKDVKKANNKTSSTKRSGMPRRDFFKLLGSGIIIFFRPWGALDLIALPGDQARSLPKDYNSFLSIAEDGTVTCFTGKIEMGQGIITSLPQMMADELNVPLEKVKMVMGDTDLCPWDGGTWGSLTTRAFGPAMRAAAAEAKAVLLDLASVQLGVPVAQLEAKDGIIIDTKNPKNTVSYSQLAKGKRIEKFLDVKPTPEDYTKFYYVGKSYKHSDASLKVTGAAKYTGDLKLPGMVYARILRPPSHGAKLTSVDYSAAEKLPGVKVIRDGDLVAVLHENREKADAALATIKAEYSFNEMPVNDKTVFEWMLKADSRANVVRSKGDLEAGRQQSEKVFESEYHDPYLAHAPMETHTALAQFENGKMTVWAATQTPYPLQDSISRDLGLPLDKVRVIVPFVGGGFGGKSAYQQGNEAAKLAKLSGKPVMVMWTRDEEFFYDNFHSAAVIKIKSGIDKEGMIKLWDYHVYYAGTRGSETIYDVPNNKTTDYSRNREAPPVHPFSTGPWRAPNANTNTFAREVQIDIMASAAGIDPLEFRLKNLKDEKMIACLKSVADKFGYVPGKSPSGRGIGVACGTDAGTWVAHMAEVKVDKATGKVTVVRIACSQDMGLCVNPQGATIQMEGCIMMALGYTFTEELFFEGGKIIDRGFDTYEIPKFSWLPKIDTVILDRKDKAPQGGGEPAIVSVGAVIASAIFDATGARLYRMPMTPARVLEALKKA is encoded by the coding sequence ATGAAAAAAGATGTTAAAAAAGCAAACAATAAGACTTCATCAACGAAGCGCAGCGGGATGCCAAGACGCGATTTCTTTAAACTGCTGGGAAGCGGTATCATAATATTTTTCCGTCCGTGGGGCGCATTGGATCTGATAGCACTTCCAGGAGATCAGGCTCGCAGCCTTCCTAAAGACTACAATTCATTTTTGTCAATAGCAGAAGATGGAACAGTAACATGTTTCACAGGTAAGATCGAAATGGGTCAGGGGATAATTACATCACTTCCTCAAATGATGGCTGATGAACTGAATGTCCCGCTTGAAAAAGTAAAAATGGTTATGGGAGATACTGATCTCTGTCCATGGGACGGAGGTACCTGGGGATCACTTACTACAAGGGCTTTTGGTCCGGCAATGAGGGCTGCAGCAGCGGAAGCGAAAGCTGTTCTTCTTGATCTGGCATCAGTCCAGCTGGGAGTGCCCGTAGCTCAGCTTGAAGCAAAAGATGGAATTATAATTGATACAAAGAATCCTAAAAACACTGTAAGTTATTCTCAACTGGCTAAAGGTAAACGGATTGAAAAGTTTCTCGATGTAAAACCGACACCGGAAGACTATACAAAATTCTATTATGTAGGGAAATCATATAAGCACAGTGATGCCAGCCTGAAAGTTACAGGAGCTGCAAAATATACAGGTGATTTGAAACTTCCCGGTATGGTTTATGCGAGGATACTCCGTCCGCCTTCACATGGTGCCAAACTGACTTCAGTTGATTACTCAGCGGCTGAGAAATTGCCGGGCGTTAAAGTCATCAGGGATGGTGATCTGGTTGCTGTTCTTCATGAGAACCGTGAGAAAGCTGATGCTGCCCTGGCAACTATAAAGGCTGAGTATTCATTTAATGAGATGCCTGTAAATGACAAGACTGTATTTGAATGGATGCTCAAAGCTGATTCAAGAGCTAATGTTGTACGATCAAAAGGAGATCTTGAAGCCGGACGTCAGCAATCAGAAAAAGTTTTTGAATCGGAATATCACGATCCGTATCTTGCTCATGCTCCGATGGAAACGCATACCGCTCTCGCACAGTTTGAGAATGGGAAAATGACAGTGTGGGCTGCAACGCAGACTCCTTATCCTTTGCAGGACTCTATCTCAAGGGACCTTGGATTGCCACTTGATAAAGTGCGGGTTATAGTGCCTTTTGTCGGAGGTGGTTTTGGCGGAAAAAGTGCATATCAGCAGGGAAATGAAGCTGCTAAACTGGCAAAATTATCTGGCAAACCAGTTATGGTTATGTGGACCCGCGATGAGGAGTTCTTCTATGATAATTTTCACTCAGCGGCTGTAATAAAGATCAAGTCGGGCATTGATAAAGAGGGCATGATAAAACTATGGGATTATCATGTCTATTATGCCGGGACAAGGGGGTCAGAAACGATATATGATGTTCCGAATAATAAGACAACCGACTACAGCCGTAACAGAGAGGCACCACCTGTTCATCCGTTTAGCACTGGTCCGTGGCGTGCACCAAATGCCAACACAAATACCTTCGCCAGGGAAGTGCAAATAGATATTATGGCCTCTGCAGCAGGAATTGACCCACTGGAATTCCGGTTGAAAAACCTCAAGGATGAGAAGATGATCGCTTGTCTGAAGTCTGTAGCTGATAAATTCGGATATGTACCGGGTAAATCGCCCAGCGGCAGGGGTATAGGTGTAGCCTGTGGTACTGATGCAGGGACATGGGTTGCCCATATGGCTGAGGTTAAGGTTGATAAGGCAACAGGTAAGGTTACCGTTGTCAGGATAGCCTGTTCACAGGATATGGGCTTATGTGTGAATCCACAGGGTGCAACAATTCAGATGGAGGGATGTATAATGATGGCCCTTGGATATACTTTCACCGAGGAGTTGTTCTTTGAGGGAGGAAAGATTATTGACCGCGGATTTGATACATATGAAATACCAAAGTTCTCCTGGTTGCCAAAGATCGATACGGTTATACTCGACAGGAAAGACAAAGCCCCTCAGGGTGGCGGTGAGCCTGCAATAGTATCGGTCGGTGCCGTAATTGCAAGTGCAATATTTGATGCCACAGGTGCTAGGCTTTACAGAATGCCAATGACGCCAGCCCGGGTACTTGAGGCGTTGAAGAAGGCGTAA
- a CDS encoding (2Fe-2S)-binding protein, which translates to MEQKITFQLNGKKTEAMLDPSQTLLWVLRDHFGLTGTKFGCGMGFCGSCTVLIDNEPLRSCQVTVGEVAGKKVVTIEGLAEKGKLHPVQKAFVEHDALQCGFCTPGMIMNATGLLLKNPNPTTEQIKAGMEDNLCRCGAHVRIVEAVKTASKEMKGGK; encoded by the coding sequence ATGGAACAGAAAATTACTTTTCAGTTAAACGGGAAAAAGACTGAAGCGATGCTTGATCCTTCACAGACACTTCTGTGGGTGCTTCGCGATCATTTCGGTCTTACCGGGACTAAGTTTGGCTGCGGAATGGGATTCTGCGGATCGTGTACCGTTCTTATCGACAATGAACCGTTAAGATCGTGCCAGGTAACTGTTGGTGAGGTTGCAGGCAAAAAAGTGGTTACCATTGAGGGCCTTGCCGAAAAAGGGAAATTACATCCTGTTCAGAAGGCATTTGTTGAACACGATGCACTTCAATGCGGTTTCTGTACTCCGGGTATGATAATGAATGCAACCGGGCTGCTCTTAAAAAATCCAAATCCTACCACCGAACAGATCAAGGCAGGAATGGAGGACAACTTGTGCCGTTGCGGAGCTCATGTTAGAATTGTTGAGGCTGTTAAAACAGCTTCCAAAGAAATGAAAGGAGGGAAGTGA
- a CDS encoding nucleotidyltransferase family protein yields the protein MGTIRAIILAAGESKRMGFPKMLLDFNGKSMLEKVIENVKSSDVNQIVVVLGAEKDKLLKLVNKMSVSYCYNEHYKKGMLSSVRCGVETTPGDCDAVLVFQGDQPFISPKVTNMVIGAYRSTGKGLVMPVCNKKRGHPLLISKMYLEKIALLDDHEGLRSLAYLYSDDVLEVETDDLSILRDFDTYEEYKKEINQIL from the coding sequence ATGGGAACGATCCGGGCAATAATACTGGCAGCAGGTGAATCGAAGAGGATGGGCTTTCCGAAGATGCTTCTTGATTTCAACGGGAAGAGCATGCTTGAGAAGGTCATTGAAAATGTTAAATCATCAGATGTAAATCAGATAGTGGTGGTTTTGGGAGCGGAAAAGGATAAGCTTCTCAAACTGGTAAATAAAATGAGTGTAAGTTATTGTTATAATGAACATTATAAGAAGGGAATGCTTTCATCCGTACGATGCGGGGTGGAAACTACACCCGGGGATTGTGATGCAGTGCTGGTATTTCAGGGTGACCAGCCTTTCATATCTCCCAAAGTTACAAACATGGTGATTGGCGCTTACCGTTCAACAGGTAAAGGCCTGGTAATGCCTGTCTGTAATAAGAAACGTGGCCATCCGCTTTTAATAAGCAAAATGTATCTGGAAAAAATTGCACTGCTTGATGATCATGAAGGACTGAGATCACTTGCTTATCTTTATTCAGATGATGTACTTGAGGTAGAGACTGATGATCTGTCAATACTCAGGGATTTTGATACTTACGAAGAATATAAAAAGGAAATAAATCAAATATTGTAA
- a CDS encoding XdhC family protein gives MKNIYIQILDYQSGKSPLALATVTSTSGSTPQKPGSSALFSMNGIVTGTIGGGIVEGKVQKLAVEALKSKESGLFLFNLANDISNKEDAICGGQISVLIDANLNNSVSVFGQIKKSLEERIPGVLITMVTMYNEKSVLINRYWMSSTNSPEIPQPFLEKISPVVIELVNSKNPSDYRQLEISIPGEEPASVFYLEPVFPLPKLIIAGAGHIGKALSHLGSRLDFDVTVIDDRQEFANAENLPDARTIIVGDIGRAVQNIKKGDDTYIVIVTRGHKDDAEALKPCIGTDVAYTGMIGSRKKIAAMRTHFIEQGWATKEQWDSIYAPVGIDIKSQTVEEIAVSIAAQLVLVRNSQSAIRNPKSEIS, from the coding sequence ATGAAAAACATTTACATTCAGATTCTTGATTATCAATCCGGAAAATCACCTTTGGCATTGGCCACTGTTACATCAACGAGCGGGTCTACTCCTCAGAAACCCGGAAGTTCTGCACTGTTCAGCATGAATGGCATTGTTACGGGTACCATTGGAGGAGGGATTGTTGAAGGTAAAGTGCAAAAACTGGCTGTTGAAGCACTCAAATCAAAGGAGTCTGGCCTCTTCCTTTTTAACCTTGCTAACGATATATCAAATAAAGAAGATGCTATTTGCGGCGGTCAGATAAGTGTTTTGATTGATGCTAATCTCAATAATTCTGTTTCGGTTTTCGGGCAGATAAAGAAGTCTCTTGAAGAAAGAATTCCCGGTGTTCTGATAACCATGGTGACCATGTATAATGAGAAGAGTGTACTGATAAACCGTTACTGGATGAGCAGTACAAATTCTCCTGAAATACCTCAGCCCTTTCTGGAAAAGATTTCACCTGTAGTTATCGAACTTGTTAATTCTAAGAATCCTTCAGACTACAGGCAACTTGAGATAAGTATTCCCGGAGAAGAGCCGGCTTCTGTCTTTTATCTGGAGCCAGTATTCCCTTTGCCAAAGCTTATTATTGCAGGTGCCGGACATATAGGGAAGGCTCTTTCGCATCTCGGCAGCAGACTTGATTTTGATGTTACAGTTATTGATGATCGTCAGGAGTTTGCAAATGCTGAAAATCTTCCTGATGCCAGGACTATTATAGTAGGTGACATTGGTAGGGCAGTACAAAATATTAAGAAAGGTGATGATACATATATCGTTATAGTCACACGCGGACATAAAGATGATGCTGAAGCCCTGAAACCCTGCATCGGAACAGATGTGGCTTATACCGGCATGATTGGAAGCAGGAAGAAAATTGCAGCCATGCGAACTCATTTTATTGAGCAGGGTTGGGCAACAAAGGAGCAATGGGATTCAATTTATGCGCCGGTTGGGATAGATATAAAATCGCAGACAGTTGAGGAGATAGCGGTTAGTATAGCGGCTCAGCTTGTGCTTGTCAGGAATAGTCAATCCGCAATCCGCAATCCGAAATCCGAAATATCTTAA